The Sporohalobacter salinus genomic interval AAGCTCTTATTTTTCCCGCTTTTAACTTGTACTTCTTTTAAAGTAGTCTTTTCAGTCACAAATCCAGCTCCTGATAAAATATTTAAATCATAAGTAGCTGGGGCAATTGGAAATTGCGCTTTACCTTGATCATCTAATTCAGTAAATTTAGTATTTTGTCCTAAATAACGAACTGGATAATCAGGTCCACCTTTAATTTGAATTCTTGCATCTAAATCTTGACCTGTTTTTGCATCTACAATATTTAATTTTAACTTACCAGCTACCTGAATATCACTAAAGTCAACAGTTAAATTATCTCCTTCATTAATTGATACTCTCTGCTTAGAGCTAGGACTAGTATTTTCAGCTACTGCTTCTAGCTTATATTCTCCTGCTGGAAGAGTAAAAGAATACTTGCCTTCTTCTCCAACCGTCCAACCAATAACCTCACCGTTTTTATAAGCAATTACTACTGGAGATTCTACTACTTCACCACGAGAATTTCTTACTTTACCGGAAACTAAACCAGATGGCTGATCAGTAAATTCCAAATAACGTTCTATTATTTTAGATGCATCTCCACTAGCCGTAACCTGCAATTTAGATTCATAAGTTCTACTCTCACCTGGTTCTAACGTATGGGTAACAAATTGTTCTGTCCAAGTTGTTTCGCCTTTTATTTCATTATGATAGTCAGAATGAAGACCAAAAGCCCAATCTTCATTATAGCCAACGATCCAATCACCAAGAATATCTTTATGTTTCCCGCGACCGCCAGGTACATCTATCCAACCGCCTTCTATACAGAGTGTATAACCAGATCTAATCCCTTCATATGTTTCGTTACTGTTATTATTAAGTTTAGTTTTCATAGTTATATAATCATTACCTGGTTCTAAAATATATGTAGTAATCAATTCAGCTTCATACCAATCGCGAGTGACTTTTACTACCCCTCGCTGTCCGCTTTCTACAATCTCCACTTTCTGCTCCTTAGCCGGCCAGGCCGACCATCTATCCGGTAAAAAGTCAACTAGTGTTAATTGATCGAGTTGAATTTTTCCTTTGACTACCGGGGCCGCATCCAAAATTCCACCATAAGGAACTCCCCAAGGAGGTTTTGAACCACCAGCTCCAGTAATTGTAACTGCTAGTTGATCATTTTTCATTGTAATATCTTTCTTTGTCCCCGTTTCACCATCTGGAATTGGCGTCCAACCTCTTTTTACTATGACTTCATTTGCAAATGCTGGTGTTGATAAAGCAATGACAATAGTACTCATAGCCAGCAAAATTAAGATGAATGTTGAATTTCTAACAGAGTTTTTACTCAACATTTGTTTAGCCCTCCTTTTAATTTAGTAATTTAATATCTTTTCCAACAAAACCAATTTATATGTTATGTAATACTTCATTTTTATTCAAATTAAGTTATTGTCCTTTAACACCTTAAAACCTCTTAAAATCGCCTTAGACCGATTTAACTTTAGCAAAGTTAAAAATTGATATTATTCTTATAATATTAAAAATCCTGGATCATAAAAATGATCCAGGATTTTAATAAGAAAAAATTTTAATGTTTTCCTTCACAAACCCTTATTATCTTTCTTTCAGTCTCCTAGCTTGCGGAGTAAGTATTGTAACCTTAAGAAGAGAATTGTACCAGTATTATAAGAAACACTTTCAGTCTCCTAGCTTGCGGAGTAAGTATTGTAACTCTTCGAAAGTCAGGGTCGCAAATCTATTCAAATCCTTTCAGTCTCCTAGCTTGCGGAGTAAGTATTGTAACCGCGCCAAAATAGAAATACCAATCCTATGCTGTCGGGGTTTATAACACTTAACTTCTTTCAAACCACCGAAATCATTTCGAAAACTAAATCTTGCACGAAACCCCCGGAGCTTTTCGAAACTACCATAAACCCCTGTTATAATAAGGATTATATCAATTGAAAAGAAAAAATCATCACTTAAATCATATCCAATATCTAATACTTTCACTCAGTTTGCGAAAACTAAGTTTATCATGTTGATGAACTATTTCTATATTTAATATTTAATTCCTGTCTTTAATGTGAAATTATCAGAACATCACTATAAAATTTTAAGTTAAATATTAATCCCCCTTATTGTTAACCAAATTCATAGTAGAAACTACTGCATGTCTATCAGAATAAGTAAAATACTTTCCACCACCTAAATTAGCAACAGATTTTAATACCTCTTTTTCTTTATCATTTGCCTTTCCGATTTGCAAAACATGAACATAAATCCCATTTTTATGTAGCCGTCTAGCAACTCGATTAGGAACTATATTTCCAGTATCTCTACCATCAGTAACTAACAAAATATGATTATTACCATTTAAGTTAATTAAATCAATACCTGCCTGAGACAGCGCTTTTCCAATTGGAGATTTTCCGGCTGGCTTTAAATTATTTATTTTTTCCAATAAAGAAGACTTGTTATTTTGTGACACATTCACTGCCAAACTAGTAGAGCTATCACTAAACTCTTCCGTACCAAAAATTCTTAGTCCAATATTAACATG includes:
- a CDS encoding CehA/McbA family metallohydrolase, which gives rise to MLSKNSVRNSTFILILLAMSTIVIALSTPAFANEVIVKRGWTPIPDGETGTKKDITMKNDQLAVTITGAGGSKPPWGVPYGGILDAAPVVKGKIQLDQLTLVDFLPDRWSAWPAKEQKVEIVESGQRGVVKVTRDWYEAELITTYILEPGNDYITMKTKLNNNSNETYEGIRSGYTLCIEGGWIDVPGGRGKHKDILGDWIVGYNEDWAFGLHSDYHNEIKGETTWTEQFVTHTLEPGESRTYESKLQVTASGDASKIIERYLEFTDQPSGLVSGKVRNSRGEVVESPVVIAYKNGEVIGWTVGEEGKYSFTLPAGEYKLEAVAENTSPSSKQRVSINEGDNLTVDFSDIQVAGKLKLNIVDAKTGQDLDARIQIKGGPDYPVRYLGQNTKFTELDDQGKAQFPIAPATYDLNILSGAGFVTEKTTLKEVQVKSGKNKSLAVEVETKAHPNKHNWYSADLHQHSNILDGITNPKDLVTANLAAQLDLVFLSDHDSVERHKKVQDYANKRGVPFIPSIEISPMWAHFIVFPLPIGYDKLPDSGTATEIFEAARKLDDVVVQVAHPQISYGYYYSQKRDRIPGGYDDNYDVVELTENRDEILDRMFEYWNKGKEKYLVTSTDVHDVHSTITGYRRTYAQIEGELTVEKYSQAIKEGNSFVTYGPLVYPKQDFGATYQAENGTFNFSFIAEAVNGLKEVHIIQEGEVVASRILTSDYVELGKTEQKEFAFELEVTKDTWYSIVVIDNEGKKLYSNPVWVKASN
- a CDS encoding vWA domain-containing protein, translating into MKLKHNVTLLTIILIFLLAIIGITELPFNQSREIKVDQRQLPTFINASNVEIIWDVSGSMWGEVKKNRKYLRAKEVLTGVVESIPSHVNIGLRIFGTEEFSDSSTSLAVNVSQNNKSSLLEKINNLKPAGKSPIGKALSQAGIDLINLNGNNHILLVTDGRDTGNIVPNRVARRLHKNGIYVHVLQIGKANDKEKEVLKSVANLGGGKYFTYSDRHAVVSTMNLVNNKGD